One Xenopus tropicalis strain Nigerian chromosome 8, UCB_Xtro_10.0, whole genome shotgun sequence genomic window carries:
- the LOC100493164 gene encoding uncharacterized protein LOC100493164 isoform X2 produces MAQRTPFTFFLLLAASLWHGDCDPDAGMIEKGRAQLQVLQDFARHPRYGDCWHQALQRVDVGCKRLNEEEQSRIALAFTHCHLERSGRDFPTCTEQSSIRQCTRGMDSVAFNAYTEFFTHAHSICYYLQNEIWQEQAQDIILRLTVNSDSVAQQLEATNLMAEEMMQAQNATLQSQEEILRNGNMLKQTLQESTLGVKQAFHEMRQSANEQRLLFSEIFNRITYLHQFVVGESNILYSFLYNLMASAAVFLLTSTQRTAGARLILFGLIAANIYTERTICSYILEGSDSSFEQTESISFWVGIVRKISTSIGLSILLYFFLTHRDVQKQSLEVLQGLQETKAELQSILREAEKLLNKPELQQDIIPLVAADSGLPDPSFIQEHKVHSLLLDSLYNEPLEAQITSTPKRRSRSPSRRVSRGRTSRASEPAVYNIAVPQPTAPRYNLRSSSLSNSVADQ; encoded by the exons ATGGCCCAGAGGACTCCTTTCACCTTCTTCCTGTTATTGGCTGCCAGCCTGTGGCACGGAGACTGTGATCCTGATGCAGGGATGATAGAGAAGGGCAGGGCACAGCTACAAGTGCTTCAGGACTTTGCTCGCCACCCCCGCTACGGAGACTGTTGGCACCAAGCCCTTCAGAGGGTGGATGTGGGCTGCAAAAGGCTGAATGAAGAAGAGCAGAGTCGTATCGCTCTAGCATTCACTCACTGCCATCTAGAGAG GTCAGGTCGTGATTTCCCAACTTGCACAGAACAAAGCTCTATCCGGCAGTGCACTCGGGGGATGGATTCTGTGGCCTTTAATGCCTACACAGAGTTTTTCACCCATGCACACAGCATCTGTTACTATCTGCAGAATGAGATATGGCAGGAGCAGGCCCAGGACATCATACTGCG ACTGACTGTAAACTCTGACAGCGTGGCTCAGCAACTAGAGGCCACAAACCTGATGGCAGAAGAGATGATGCAAGCACAGAATGCTACTCTCCAGTCACAGGAGGAGATCCTGCGCAATGGCAACATGCTGAAACAGACCCTCCAGGAGTCCACTTTGG GAGTGAAGCAAGCTTTCCATGAGATGCGGCAGTCTGCCAATGAGCAGCGATTGTTGTTCTCTGAAATCTTCAACCGCATCACCTACCTACACCAGTTTGTTGTGGGCGAGTCCAACATTCTGTATTCCTTTCTTTACAACCTCATGGCCAGTGCTGCTGTTTTCCTGCTGACTTCTACACAACGAACTGCTGGTGCCAG GTTGATTCTGTTTGGCCTGATTGCAGCCAATATATACACGGAGAGAACTATCTGCTCATATATCCTGGAAGGCTCTGATTCCAGCTTTGAACAAACG GAGAGTATATCCTTCTGGGTCGGAATAGTGCGGAAAATCTCCACTTCGATTGGCCTCTCGATCCTCCTCTACTTTTTTTTGACCCATAGGGATGTACAGAAGCAGAGCCTGGAGGTGCTGCAAGGGCTGCAGGAAACCAAAGCAGAGCTGCAGAGCATTCTCCGGGAGGCTG AGAAGCTTCTTAACAAGCCTGAGCTGCAGCAGGACATCATCCCCCTGGTGGCAGCAGATTCGGGGCTTCCTGATCCGTCATTTATCCAAGAGCATAAAGTGCACAGTTTGTTGCTTGACTCTCTCTACAATGAGCCACTCG AGGCACAAATCACAAGCACGCCAAAAAGGAGGAGCCGTTCTCCATCGCGCAGAGTGAGCCGTGGGAGGACCTCTCGGGCCTCTGAGCCAGCTGTGTACAATATTGCTGTTCCTCAGCCAACA GCGCCGCGGTACAACCTGCGCAGTTCATCCCTGTCCAACTCTGTGGCTGATCAGTAA
- the LOC100493164 gene encoding uncharacterized protein LOC100493164 isoform X1, which yields MLVCMCPKGFPSGAEEIHSALYLTPMAQRTPFTFFLLLAASLWHGDCDPDAGMIEKGRAQLQVLQDFARHPRYGDCWHQALQRVDVGCKRLNEEEQSRIALAFTHCHLERSGRDFPTCTEQSSIRQCTRGMDSVAFNAYTEFFTHAHSICYYLQNEIWQEQAQDIILRLTVNSDSVAQQLEATNLMAEEMMQAQNATLQSQEEILRNGNMLKQTLQESTLGVKQAFHEMRQSANEQRLLFSEIFNRITYLHQFVVGESNILYSFLYNLMASAAVFLLTSTQRTAGARLILFGLIAANIYTERTICSYILEGSDSSFEQTESISFWVGIVRKISTSIGLSILLYFFLTHRDVQKQSLEVLQGLQETKAELQSILREAEKLLNKPELQQDIIPLVAADSGLPDPSFIQEHKVHSLLLDSLYNEPLEAQITSTPKRRSRSPSRRVSRGRTSRASEPAVYNIAVPQPTAPRYNLRSSSLSNSVADQ from the exons ATGCTGGTGTGTATGTGCCCTAAAG GTTTCCCCTCTGGCGCAGAAGAAATCCATAGTGCACTTTACTTGACACCAATGGCCCAGAGGACTCCTTTCACCTTCTTCCTGTTATTGGCTGCCAGCCTGTGGCACGGAGACTGTGATCCTGATGCAGGGATGATAGAGAAGGGCAGGGCACAGCTACAAGTGCTTCAGGACTTTGCTCGCCACCCCCGCTACGGAGACTGTTGGCACCAAGCCCTTCAGAGGGTGGATGTGGGCTGCAAAAGGCTGAATGAAGAAGAGCAGAGTCGTATCGCTCTAGCATTCACTCACTGCCATCTAGAGAG GTCAGGTCGTGATTTCCCAACTTGCACAGAACAAAGCTCTATCCGGCAGTGCACTCGGGGGATGGATTCTGTGGCCTTTAATGCCTACACAGAGTTTTTCACCCATGCACACAGCATCTGTTACTATCTGCAGAATGAGATATGGCAGGAGCAGGCCCAGGACATCATACTGCG ACTGACTGTAAACTCTGACAGCGTGGCTCAGCAACTAGAGGCCACAAACCTGATGGCAGAAGAGATGATGCAAGCACAGAATGCTACTCTCCAGTCACAGGAGGAGATCCTGCGCAATGGCAACATGCTGAAACAGACCCTCCAGGAGTCCACTTTGG GAGTGAAGCAAGCTTTCCATGAGATGCGGCAGTCTGCCAATGAGCAGCGATTGTTGTTCTCTGAAATCTTCAACCGCATCACCTACCTACACCAGTTTGTTGTGGGCGAGTCCAACATTCTGTATTCCTTTCTTTACAACCTCATGGCCAGTGCTGCTGTTTTCCTGCTGACTTCTACACAACGAACTGCTGGTGCCAG GTTGATTCTGTTTGGCCTGATTGCAGCCAATATATACACGGAGAGAACTATCTGCTCATATATCCTGGAAGGCTCTGATTCCAGCTTTGAACAAACG GAGAGTATATCCTTCTGGGTCGGAATAGTGCGGAAAATCTCCACTTCGATTGGCCTCTCGATCCTCCTCTACTTTTTTTTGACCCATAGGGATGTACAGAAGCAGAGCCTGGAGGTGCTGCAAGGGCTGCAGGAAACCAAAGCAGAGCTGCAGAGCATTCTCCGGGAGGCTG AGAAGCTTCTTAACAAGCCTGAGCTGCAGCAGGACATCATCCCCCTGGTGGCAGCAGATTCGGGGCTTCCTGATCCGTCATTTATCCAAGAGCATAAAGTGCACAGTTTGTTGCTTGACTCTCTCTACAATGAGCCACTCG AGGCACAAATCACAAGCACGCCAAAAAGGAGGAGCCGTTCTCCATCGCGCAGAGTGAGCCGTGGGAGGACCTCTCGGGCCTCTGAGCCAGCTGTGTACAATATTGCTGTTCCTCAGCCAACA GCGCCGCGGTACAACCTGCGCAGTTCATCCCTGTCCAACTCTGTGGCTGATCAGTAA